CACACATATTGTTGATTTATAAATAATTTACTTATTTTTCTCCTTACATTGAAATATTTGATTCAATTTATAAGATTCCTCCATATTacccttttatttttttgatgtaAAATCTAATGAAAAGTTGAGTTTCAATCTTATGTTTTTGAGTTTTTAACTTATTTATGAGGAAAATCAACTAACTACAATTATGACGAACATTGCTATTCTAGTAATAGTAGCAGAATGAATGAAAGATAATTCCAAAAATAACAAAGCTATTCTCTTATGATGACAAATTCCAAAATCCAAAAATAACAAAGCTATTCTCTTATGATGACAAATCTAGTAAAAACAACGCACATTACGGAATTGAtagatgaaaaataaaaataaaaacattttCAAATTTAAGTTTGGCTCCTCTCCGTCTAAAAGTAATAAATTTGTTTTGCCAAAAATAATTTGGCACTTAAATTGTTCCAAAACATGTTGTTGACTTATTGGGACACCACTTGTTTGAGCAAGAACCTCCAAAAACTAAAATAGGAAAACATGAggaagaaatcaagaaaataaaaacacTATTACTTTTAGGGCTAGTTTGGTACGCGAGATAAGATGGGATATTCAAGATTAAATATGAGATAAAATTTGTACAGAGTTTGATTGACGATATAAATTTAAACTGACAATCAAACACAATATaaatctttatctcatgttattatGAATATCCAAACTAATCCCATTAAACTTGAGAATATTTTGTCCTACCTCATTGGTtgaataaattagtcaaattaagaCAAACAAACTGAAACATAAAAAGTATTGgcaatcttttttattttttattttattttgctaagAGTAGTAGCAATCTTATTATTATTCTATGTGACTTCTGgaatttcattttttatttttaggaaaaaccTTTAGCTTATGAAAGCTTAAATTCAATTTTTCGTGTCACTCTTCAATTATCAAAAAATAAATTAACGTGGTTAACTTTGAATTATCCAAGaagtttaataaaaaaataaagtatttaaatAAAACCGTGGTTTAAGAAAAACAAAATGATTTTTCAAATAACAGAAGTGTTAAATATTTATGACGAATCCTTGTTAAACCTGTGAAATTTCTTCTTTTCCGGTTAAATACTTATGACGTCATAGATAAATAATTAAcactgaaaaaagaaaaagaggaggACTAATATCTTTTTGTTAGTTGAATTAGCAGATTTGCAGAGATCGAAGATGATCGTTTGCGTTGCCGTCGTCGGTGACCAGGTACTCCAACTCTCCGTTTTTTGTTTCAACAACTGATTATTGTTTGTCGTTTTTATTTTTGTGATTGGGATGGACAGAACAATCCGCTTTACATACAGAGCTTCACTGAAGCAGATGATGCCCTAAAACTTCATCACATTGTCCATTGCTCCCTTGATGTCGTCGATGAACGAGGTTTGTTTATATAATTTGCTGATCTAGCTTAGTATCACTTGATCTGACGCCTTACTACTTCATTTTAGCTATAAGAAAACAACTTAATTTACACTTGAATTCTGCCTATGGTTTGTGTCGATTTATTAGGGTTTTTTGGGGCAAAATGTGCATAGTTAGAGCCAGTCATAGCTGATTTGTTTGTTCATTTAGGAGATTCTTCCTTGGATTGTAAAGCCAACTACTTTCAATAACATATGAGTCAGAATAGGGTAGAATGATTTGGGTATATGCTTTTGTGTAGctaaatttttttatttgattATCTCTGGTGAAATGCAATTGAATTGCAGAAACAGAAAACATAATCAGGAAACTTTCCTTCTTGAATAGTCCTATAAGGTGTGATTGCTGTGGAAAAAAAATAATATTGaaaagtagcttatgagttggaagGCCTTCTCCATTTAATACATCCTTTTTACTTAtccaaaagaaagggaaaaagatGGTACCATTTTGTTAAACGTCAAGTCCGATACTCCAATTACTAAGTCGGtaagaaaaaaatcaaaatactTGGACAGTGAATAGCAGCTGGGGACTATTCTTAGATAGTCTCCACATTTTAATCTAGTTAATGGACCACACTATTAGATCTTTAAATTACTGAATGGCAGCAGAGACTTTTCTTGTTGGATTTGATTCTTGTGTTGTATTATGTGGAAACTAAAAGGAAGCTGCTGCAGATGGAGCTGTTAATTGTAAACATAATCATGATCCTGACCTACTACGGCTTCATGACTGAAGTCTTAGGTTACCAGATAAAAATTGGACAGTCAAACAACTACTGACTGATCGTTCCACTAGCTACTACTTGACCTATCAGACATCCTGTTTTTCTTGGACAGATTTGCTCTTTAATAGGAAAAAGAGGTTTTACTCAGAAATCGTGGAGAATGGATTGTGTTACAGAGTTCTTATCACTTGATTGTACTTTATGGACTTGTATATTTTCTAGCCATTTATTCTTTTCCTGAGGATCTTGCGTAATTAACATATCTTGATATCAAAACTTGGTTAGCATCTGGTTTCTTTTTGACAATTCATCTGTTGTCTATTGCAGTGAACAATCCAAAAAAATCCAGCCCCACTCTGAACGAGACATTTCTTGGCCTTCTATATCCAACTGAAAACTACAAAGTGTGAGTAATACTTACTTGTGCTTAATTTTTCTTCATGGAGAAACTTTTCTTTTGGTGATTGGTGGAGTTGGTGGTATGATTTTTGAGCCATGTTACATTAACACTTGATTTTCATTAATATATCTGCATAAAATGGGTATGGCATGGTGTAGCTGCTTCAGATTGATCTTTTAAAATACGCCAAAAAACTTGCTTAGAAATGGATGTAGCCCATACCGAATGAGTAACTGTAGATGCACTGAATATGAACCATAGTACCAGAGTCTACTTAACATAGACTTTGTGAATATATAAGATCATCGACATTTAACCCTGTCTTTCCCCATGTGCTATTATATAACTGATAATATGTTTACAGGTATGGTTATTTGACTAATACAAAAGTGAAACTCATATTGGTCACAACAGATCTTGATGTTCGAGATGCCGATGTGAGAAATGTAAGTGCTAATTCTCTCCTTGTTTTGCTCTTGCATTGGTTGATTTGCTTCCTCTTTCCCTGTTCAAAACCAACATATCTGCTCCTATTGAAGCATAATGCATTTTTTATATAAAGTAATAAATGTAGTGATTTGAGGTTGACAAAAATCTGAAAGAAGTAGAATTATTCATCTTCTTTCTGACTTGGGTTCTGAAATGATTTGTATTTAGGAATACAAAGTTCTTGGAAGCCTTTTGTCTTCTTTAGTGCTTATGACAGAAAATGAATATCTGAAAACTATGTGTCGACCCATTTAGGTATATTCTGCAAAACAGACAGTTAAAACATGGACAAATAGACTCCTCTTGTGTCTGAGATCCTTTAGCATGCACCTTGTTACcttgtaaaacaaaaaaaaagcatGCATCTTGTTACGTTTGATGATTTGTTTCTTTCACACAATTTTTTGTTGGTAACTCTTTGACGAGCTACTCAGATATTATCATTGTTTGCATTATTCCACTCTTTGTCGCTTGAGGCCGTTCAATCTTGTTCTCTAAAATCAAGTGATCTATATATGTGTCTGTTGCGAAAGAAGTCAGAGTCTGTTTTACCTGATATCGTGAAATGGAATAGAAACTATAATTTCGCTGAGTCTCTTTTGTGGTTATTAGGATAACTTTCATTTATCATGGTGTGTTGTTAAAATATCTTCATCTAAACAGTAGCTATTTCCTTAAATTGGCAAACTTTCATGTAAAGAGTAAAGGCATAACTCCTACGTTAAACAGAGTGAAGCATTGATAGACTATTGTTGTTATCACATccttacaaatcggtgcacttaGGAAAACATTACCGATTGTAGAACCAAAGTTTATTTATGTCTGAACTGTAAGACAATCTAGTGTCCCAGGTTTGCTACTGTGATATGTTGCACAAACAGCTATACCAGTTTGCAATTTGCCAAAGGATCAGTTTTCCACTGTAAAAAACAGTAATGCAGTTCCTAGTACGTAACACCACATTAATGTATTTTATGGCACAGAGAACGGACATACAGTTTCCCAGTGTAAAACACAAAGGCACCATCATCATAATAAATGAACAACTGTAAACGAGTTAATtttatgatttatccaccaagTTGGTTAATATTCCCTCTACAGGAAAACTGGGACGTAGGGAACTGAGAATACATCGTTTGAATGATACCAATGGCTATATGTCCAAGAAATACTGTTGAAGCACATTATGTTTAAGATGTTCTACAGTATGATGTATGTGTAGTTAGCCTTTAGCATGTGTAGTTAGCCTTTAGCATAGCAGATtgcttaattatttttttcttttggtgaaAACAGTTTTTCAGGAAATTTCACGCCGCATATGTCGATGCTGTGTCGAATCCATTTCACGTTCCTGGCAAAAAGATAACATCCAGAACTTTCGCTGAAAGGGTTAGCACTATCGTCAAATCCTTTGGTTTGAGTTCAGCTAGTTGAATGACTGCTTTCAAAGTCATTTTGCAAGGCACTCCAGTGTACCTCTACCCCAAGCCGATGAACAAAATAAGGATGAATTACCATATTTTTGCAAACTAGCTGAAGGGTATTTGTCAGATTTGCTACTTCGCATGATAGTAACCAAAATAGACAAGTACATCCGTGTATTCCGTTTTATTGATTTTAAGATTTACTGAACCATAGTGTGGATTAGGTAATTACTGGTTTTATTTAGTAGTCA
The sequence above is a segment of the Lycium barbarum isolate Lr01 chromosome 6, ASM1917538v2, whole genome shotgun sequence genome. Coding sequences within it:
- the LOC132599342 gene encoding uncharacterized protein LOC132599342 → MIVCVAVVGDQNNPLYIQSFTEADDALKLHHIVHCSLDVVDERVNNPKKSSPTLNETFLGLLYPTENYKVYGYLTNTKVKLILVTTDLDVRDADVRNFFRKFHAAYVDAVSNPFHVPGKKITSRTFAERVSTIVKSFGLSSAS